CTCGGGGGCCAGTTCGACCTCCAGGCCCCTGCGGCCCGCCGAGACGTGGATCGTCGGGTGCGAGCGCGCCGAGTCGTCGAGGACCGTGGGGAGCTTCTTGCGCTGGCCCAGGGGGGAGATACCGCCGCGGACGTAGCCGGTGGTGCGTTCCGCGAGGGCCGGGTCGGCCATGGCGGCCCGCTTGCCGCCCACCGCCGCGGCCAGGGCCTTGAGGTCCAGCGTGCCGGACACCGGGACCACGGCCACCGTCAGGGCGCCGTCCACGTCGGCCACCAGGGTCTTGAACACCCGGTCGGGGGA
This is a stretch of genomic DNA from Streptomyces sp. TG1A-8. It encodes these proteins:
- the ybaK gene encoding Cys-tRNA(Pro) deacylase produces the protein MAKKSKKQQSGGTPATVALAAAGVEHTVHAYDHDPSHASYGEEAAEAMGVSPDRVFKTLVADVDGALTVAVVPVSGTLDLKALAAAVGGKRAAMADPALAERTTGYVRGGISPLGQRKKLPTVLDDSARSHPTIHVSAGRRGLEVELAPEALARLTGAVVAPIGRG